In a genomic window of Corvus moneduloides isolate bCorMon1 chromosome 17, bCorMon1.pri, whole genome shotgun sequence:
- the TP53RK gene encoding EKC/KEOPS complex subunit TP53RK isoform X2: MAEASGGQQDLGGGSPERVWKRQGRQPQEQRGAGRVTARAASGAGGEGAALQAFVGFRHGQPSIAEDGRRLPSIAEQAPRSCAVRASVMAAAQAEAGAAHSVVAGPAGPAVGDMEPAGPAMGELGAAAPAMDGPEGGAGAAVVAEDPPPPPPLPGLRLVQQGAEAHVYRGLFLGRAAVAKLRVPKRYRHPALEERLSRRRMAQEARSLLRCRRTGIPAPVVYFVDYVTNSIYLEDIVDSITVQDHIYSVQKSGNDTSGLHKLAEKMGELLARMHDEDIIHGDLTTANLLLRPPTEKLDLVLIDFGLSFISGLPEDKGVDLYVLEKAFISTHPDTEMMFKALLKTYAATSKKSGPVIKKLDEVRLRGRKRSMIG, encoded by the exons ATGGCAGAGGCAAGCGGAGGGCAGCAGGATTTAGGTGGGGGAAGCCCAGAGAGGGTTTGGAAGAGGCAGGGCcggcagccccaggagcagcgCGGCGCAGGCCGCGTTACAGCGAGGGCAGCGAGCGGTGcaggcggggagggggcggcgcTTCAGGCGTTCGTAGGTTTCCGTCACGGGCAGCCGAGCATTGCCGAGGATGGCCGGAGATTACCGAGCATTGCCGAACAGGCGCCCCGCTCATGCGCCGTGCGGGCGTCAGTGATGGCGGCGGCCCAGGCGGAGGCGGGCGCTGCGCACTCGGTCGTGGCCGGGCCCGCGGGCCCTGCGGTGGGCGACATGGAGCCCGCGGGCCCCGCGA TGGGCGAACTGGGGGCGGCGGCCCCCGCCATGGACGGTCCCGagggcggggcgggcgctgccgTGGTGGCGGAGGatccgccgccgccgccgccgctgccggggcTGCGGCTGGTGCAGCAGGGCGCCGAGGCGCACGTGTACCGCGGGCTCTTCCTCGGGCGGGCAGCGGTGGCGAAGCTCCGCGTCCCGAAGCGGTACCGGCACCCGGCGCTGGAGGAGCGGCTGAGCCGGCGGCGCATGGCCCAGGAGGCGCGGTCGCTGCTGCGGTGCCGGCGGACAG GGATTCCTGCTCCAGTGGTCTACTTCGTGGATTATGTCACCAACTCGATCTATCTGGAAGATATTGTAGACTCAATTACTGTTCAAGATCATATTTATTCCGTACAAAAGAGTGGGAATGACACCAGTGGCCTCCATAAGTTAGCAGAGAAGATGGGTGAGCTGTTAGCAAGGATGCACGATGAAGATATTATCCATGGGGATCTTACAACTGCCAATCTCCTCCTGCGGCCACCCACGGAGAAGCTGGACTTGGTGTTGATAGACTTTGGactcagttttatttcaggTCTTCCAGAGGATAAAGGAGTTGATTTGTATGTGCTGGAAAAAGCCTTCATTAGCACTCATCCAGATACTGAAATGATGTTCAAAGCTCTGCTGAAGACCTACGCAGCCACGTCTAAAAAATCTGGTCCTGTGATCAAAAAGCTGGATGAGGTTCGACtaaggggaaggaagagatCCATGATTGGGTAG
- the TP53RK gene encoding EKC/KEOPS complex subunit TP53RK isoform X1 produces the protein MAEASGGQQDLGGGSPERVWKRQGRQPQEQRGAGRVTARAASGAGGEGAALQAFVGFRHGQPSIAEDGRRLPSIAEQAPRSCAVRASVMAAAQAEAGAAHSVVAGPAGPAVGDMEPAGPAMGDMEPAGPVVGELGAAAPAMDGPEGGAGAAVVAEDPPPPPPLPGLRLVQQGAEAHVYRGLFLGRAAVAKLRVPKRYRHPALEERLSRRRMAQEARSLLRCRRTGIPAPVVYFVDYVTNSIYLEDIVDSITVQDHIYSVQKSGNDTSGLHKLAEKMGELLARMHDEDIIHGDLTTANLLLRPPTEKLDLVLIDFGLSFISGLPEDKGVDLYVLEKAFISTHPDTEMMFKALLKTYAATSKKSGPVIKKLDEVRLRGRKRSMIG, from the exons ATGGCAGAGGCAAGCGGAGGGCAGCAGGATTTAGGTGGGGGAAGCCCAGAGAGGGTTTGGAAGAGGCAGGGCcggcagccccaggagcagcgCGGCGCAGGCCGCGTTACAGCGAGGGCAGCGAGCGGTGcaggcggggagggggcggcgcTTCAGGCGTTCGTAGGTTTCCGTCACGGGCAGCCGAGCATTGCCGAGGATGGCCGGAGATTACCGAGCATTGCCGAACAGGCGCCCCGCTCATGCGCCGTGCGGGCGTCAGTGATGGCGGCGGCCCAGGCGGAGGCGGGCGCTGCGCACTCGGTCGTGGCCGGGCCCGCGGGCCCTGCGGTGGGCGACATGGAGCCCGCGGGCCCCGCGATGGGCGACATGGAGCCCGCGGGCCCCGTCGTGGGCGAACTGGGGGCGGCGGCCCCCGCCATGGACGGTCCCGagggcggggcgggcgctgccgTGGTGGCGGAGGatccgccgccgccgccgccgctgccggggcTGCGGCTGGTGCAGCAGGGCGCCGAGGCGCACGTGTACCGCGGGCTCTTCCTCGGGCGGGCAGCGGTGGCGAAGCTCCGCGTCCCGAAGCGGTACCGGCACCCGGCGCTGGAGGAGCGGCTGAGCCGGCGGCGCATGGCCCAGGAGGCGCGGTCGCTGCTGCGGTGCCGGCGGACAG GGATTCCTGCTCCAGTGGTCTACTTCGTGGATTATGTCACCAACTCGATCTATCTGGAAGATATTGTAGACTCAATTACTGTTCAAGATCATATTTATTCCGTACAAAAGAGTGGGAATGACACCAGTGGCCTCCATAAGTTAGCAGAGAAGATGGGTGAGCTGTTAGCAAGGATGCACGATGAAGATATTATCCATGGGGATCTTACAACTGCCAATCTCCTCCTGCGGCCACCCACGGAGAAGCTGGACTTGGTGTTGATAGACTTTGGactcagttttatttcaggTCTTCCAGAGGATAAAGGAGTTGATTTGTATGTGCTGGAAAAAGCCTTCATTAGCACTCATCCAGATACTGAAATGATGTTCAAAGCTCTGCTGAAGACCTACGCAGCCACGTCTAAAAAATCTGGTCCTGTGATCAAAAAGCTGGATGAGGTTCGACtaaggggaaggaagagatCCATGATTGGGTAG
- the SLC2A10 gene encoding solute carrier family 2, facilitated glucose transporter member 10 produces MGRALLVLLLSATVSLLGGLIFGYELGIISGALLQLQTDFHLSCFKQEVLVSAILIGALLASLAGGILIDRHGRRRAILVSNLVLLVGSLILTLARSLPVLVIGRMTVGFATSVSSMACCIYVSEMVAAHQRGLLVSLYEVGITVGILLSYALNYIFADVDEGWRYMFGLAIAPTVMQFLSILFLPVNPVKLSSWDSDCQKGLIPLQDTEDRAAAKREPYQEKNYSFLNLFRTRDNMRRRTLVGLGLVLFQQFTGQPNVLGYASKIFHSVGFQSNSSAILASVGLGAIKVVATLVAMALADKAGRRVLLMSGCVVMAISVTTIGLTSLMAPLAMARGCKAAAGPNASHSLTQPPPTHVVPQSAVSPVPPASGAVRSQAGPGFAATRSLTKVFASTQSKEVVPNSSLSQKRDLAGQSKKGTLESTGPPLGAAPWAQHTVLNWITLLSMMAFVSAFSIGFGPMTWLVLSEIYPTGIRGRAFAFCNSFNWAGNLLISLSFLDLIDAIGFSWMFLLYGLVGVMAVIFIYLFVPETKGQSLEEIDQQFSRKRVWEGNVFKQRRGRGASCTHTQYQRMEHASST; encoded by the exons ATGG GTCGTGCACTGCTGGTCCTCCTCTTGTCTGCAACGGTGTCTCTTCTGGGCGGGCTGATATTTGGATACGAGCTGGGGATAATCTCTGGAGCACTGCTGCAGTTGCAGACAGATTTTCACCTCAGCTGCTTCAAGCAAGAAGTTCTGGTGAGTGCCATCCTTATCGGAGCGCTCCTCGCCTCCCTGGCTGGGGGGATCCTCATCGACCGCCATGGCCGGAGGAGAGCAATCCTGGTCAGCAATTTGGTCCTCTTGGTGGGCAGCCTCATCCTCACACTGGCGAGGTCACTCCCTGTGCTGGTCATTGGGCGCATGACCGTGGGCTTTGCCACCTCTGTCTCGTCCATGGCCTGCTGCATCTATGTCTCAGAAATGGTGGCTGCTCACCAGCGAGGGCTGCTGGTGTCTCTCTACGAAGTGGGAATCACCGTGGGCATCCTGCTGTCCTATGCACTGAATTACATCTTTGCAGACGTGGACGAGGGGTGGAGGTACATGTTTGGACTGGCCATTGCCCCGACGGTCATGCAGTTCCTCAGCATCCTCTTTCTCCCAGTGAACCCTGTTAAACTGAGCTCGTGGGACTCTGACTGCCAGAAGGGCCTCATCCCATTGCAGGACACagaggacagagcagcagcaaagcgGGAGCCATATCAGGAGAAGAATTACTCATTTCTCAACCTTTTTAGGACCAGAGACAACATGAGAAGGCGGACTCTGGTGGGCCTGGGACTGGTGCTCTTCCAGCAGTTCACTGGGCAGCCCAATGTGCTGGGCTATGCCTCCAAAATCTTCCACTCGGTGGGATTCCAGAGCAACTCCTCAGCAATCCTGGCCTCAGTCGGGCTGGGAGCGATAAAGGTGGTGGCCACACTGGTGGCCATGGCCTTGGCAGacaaggcaggcaggagagtgCTGCTCATGTCTGGCTGCGTGGTGATGGCCATCTCCGTCACCACCATCGGCCTCACCAGCCTCATGGCTCCGCTGGCCATGGCCAGGGGCTGCAAAGCAGCCGCAGGCCCCAATGCATCCCACAGCCTCACCCAGCCCCCCCCAACACATGTGGTCCCCCAGTCTGCTGTGTCTCCTGTCCCACCAGCATCAGGTGCTGTCAGAAGTCAGGCAGGCCCTGGTTTTGCTGCCACAAGGAGCCTTACGAAAGTTTTTGCCAGCACTCAAAGCAAAGAGGTTGTTCCTAATTCTTCCTTGAGTCAGAAAAGGGACTTGGCAGGTCAGTCCAAGAAAGGAACACTGGAAAGCACGGGCCCTCCTCTcggtgctgctccctgggcacaACATACGGTCTTAAATTGGATTACACTGCTGAGCATGATGGCTTTCGTGAGTGCCTTCTCAATTGGATTTGGGCCAA TGACCTGGCTGGTCCTGAGTGAGATTTACCCTACTGGGATAAGAGGAAGAGCCTTTGCCTTCTGTAACAGCTTTAACTGGGCTGGTAATTTACTGATCAGCCTCTCCTTCCTGGACCTTATTG ATGCCATCGGATTCTCTTGGATGTTTCTTCTGTATGGACTGGTGGGAGTGATGGCTGTTATATTCATTTACCTTTTTGTGCCGGAAACAAAAGGACAGTCCCTAGAGGAGATAGACCAGCAGTTCTCCAGGAAACG ggtgtgggaagggaatgTGTTCAAGCAGAGACGTGGAAGAGGAGCgagctgcacacacacacagtacCAGAGAATGGAGCACGCCAGCAGCACATGA